CGCCGCCTCTGTAGGTGACAGGTCCGGCACATCGTTGAGCATCGCGCAGGTCGCTTCCTCGGTCCCCGTCAGCAGCGAGATATCGAACCAGCGGCGGAAAATTTCGGGCCGCTTGAGGTCAGCGGCCTCAACCAGCGCCTGCGCCTGTTCGAGCTGTCCAAGGTCCAGCAGTTTATCGAGACGTGCGAGGAACAATGCGCCGTCGGGACCGGCATCATGCGGGGCCACAGCCTCGGCAAGAAGTAGCGTAACGAGCAGATCCTGCACCGCAGGCAGCATCGACGTGCGCTCCGCGTTCACCAGATTGACCAGCGTCGATTCGTCCGACTGTTGCCAGAGGTTCATCGGCAAACCAGTGATTTGCGCCGAAAGAATGCCGACCGTATCTGGCGACGCGCTATCGAGCGGCGTGACGGTCACGTCCTCGTCCACAGCGCCTTCCATGCCGTTCGGCACCGCTTGCTCCAGCGGCTGTTCGGTCGTGGGATCGACGCTACGCGACAGCCAGTCGATCGCCGAAAGCGGCTGTTCCGACTGGGCGCTCGCGGTGCTGGCGATCAACGCCAGTAAGGATATCGTACCGGCAAACCGCATGTGATTACTCGACGTCCAATTCAATCGGCTGGGTCACGGTCTGCGTCGGCGCGTCAAAGTCCGAGGGGAAAATCAGCGGTCCGACATAAGCGTAAACCACCAGACCGATGCCTGCCAAAATCAGCAGAACCAGTAGAAGCTTGATCAGTTTCCACAACATTCCCGAACCTTTCTTGCCTTCTTTGCCTCGACGGGCTTTGCACCCTTGGCGGTCTTTATATATTCCCTTGAACACAAGATCACGTCAGTTTGGATAACAAAATGGGCCCTCGGGTGCAGGAGAGCGATCACGACACCGACAACTCGGTCGCGAAAGCTGAAAAATACCGTCTGCATCGCACGGTCGTTCTTGTCGGGATGATGGGGTCGGGCAAGAGCGCGATCGGCAAGGCGCTCGCCGCAAAACTGGGCGTTCCCTTCGTCGATTCGGACCACGAGATCGAAGTCGCCGCCAATGCCACCATCGCAGAGATCTTCACCCGCGACGGCGAGGAGTTTTTCCGCCGCCGCGAAAGCGAGGTAATCGAGCGCCTTCTGTCCGGTCCGCCCTGCATCCTGTCCACGGGCGGCGGTGCCTTCATGGCCGAACGGAACCGCACCGCGATCACCGAAAAGGGCGTGTCGGTCTGGCTGAAGGCGACGCTGGATACGCTCTGGGACCGCGTGCGCCACAAGGACACCCGTCCGCTGCTGCGCACGCCGAACCCGAAAAAAACGCTGTCGGAACTGATGACGAAACGCGATCCGATCTACGCGCTGGCGAACCTCAGCGCGCAAACCAAAAAGGGCAACAGCATCGAGGCGACCACGAACGCCGTGATCCGCTCTCTGCTGTCCCGCCCTGATGTACTGGAGAAAGAGTAATATGCAGCAAACCGTGCACGTCGGCCTTCCGGGCCGCGAATATGATGTGGTGATCGGACCGGGCCTTCTGGAGGAAGCCGGTGCGCGCATCCTGCCGCTGCTGCGCAAACCCACCGTTGCGATCATCACCGACGAAACCGTCGCGGGCTTGCATCTGAAAACGCTCGAAGCCTCGCTGGACAAGGCCGGCATCTCCCACACCGCGCTGGCGCTGCCCGCTGGTGAAAGCACGAAAGGGTGGGAGCAATTCTCCCGCGCCGTCGAATGGCTTCTGTCCGAAAAGGTAGAGCGTACCGGCGTTGTCATCGCCCTTGGCGGCGGTGTGATCGGTGACCTCGTGGGCTTTGCTGCAGCGGTCGTGCGCCGCGGTGTTCGCTTCGTGCAGATCCCGACGTCGCTGCTGGCGCAGGTCGACAGTTCTGTCGGTGGGAAAACAGGCATTAACGCGCCCCAAGGCAAGAACCTGATCGGCGCCTTCCACCAGCCGAGCCTCGTTCTGGCCGACACCGCGATCCTCGCGACGCTGCCCGAACGCGATTTCCTCGCGGGCTACGGTGAAGTCGTGAAATACGGCCTGCTCGGCGATGCGGAGTTCTTCGACTGGCTGGAGAAAAATGGCCCCGCGCTCCGCGACGGAGACATGGAAGCCCGCGTCCATGCCGTGACCCGCTCGGTGCAAATGAAAGCCGAGATCGTCATGCGCGACGAGACCGAGCAAGGCGACCGCGCGCTCCTCAACCTCGGCCACACGTTCTGCCACGCACTGGAAAACGCGACGGGCTACTCCAGCCGCCTCCTGCACGGCGAAGGCGTGTCGATCGGTTGCGCGCTGGCATTCGAACTCTCGGCCCGCCTTGGTCTGTGTAGTCAAGAAGACCCCAGCCGCGTCCGCGCTCACCTCAAAGACATGGGCATGAAAACCGACGTCACCGACATCGACGACGATCTGCCGGATGCAGAGGCGCTTCTCGATCTGATGGGACAGGACAAAAAAGTCCTCGACGGCAAACTGCGCTTTATCCTCGCGCGCGGCATCGGCGAAAGCTTCGTCACATCGGACGTGCCGCGCGATGCAGTCCTTGATGTTCTGAGCGACGCGCTGAACGGATAAGACAGCGGAGGGGCGCTGCCCCTCTGGCCTCCGGCCATTCATCCCGGGATATTTAGGGCACAAAGGCAGGGCGACCTGCGCTTCATTCTGATAAAAATACCTCGGGGGAAGCCCGAAGGGCGTGGGGGCAGAGCCCCCTTGGACAAAAGAAAACCCCGCCGGATGGCGGGGCTTTTTGTTTAGAACGGGATTTCGTCGTCCATGCCGCCGGAGTTGCCACCGCCGGAGGGGCCACTGTCGTAGCCGCCGCCGTAGCCGCCGCCCGACGAGGACGGGCCGTTGTCGTAACCGCCGCCGTAGCCACCGCCACCGCCGCCACCCTGACCGCCGTCACCGCGGCCGCCGAGGAGCGTGAGGTTGCCGGTGAAGGGACGCAGAACGACCTCGGTCGTGTAGCGGTCCTGACCGGACTGGTCCTGCCACTTGCGGGTTTCCAGCTGGCCTTCGACGTAGACGGTCGAGCCCTTGCGCAGGTATTGCTCTGCAATGCGGCCCAGGGCTTCGTTGAAGATGGCGACCGAGTGCCATTCGGTGCGCTCGCGGCGCTCACCGGTGTTGCGGTCTTTCCAGTTTTCCGAGGTGGCGATGCGCAGGTTGACGACTTTGCCACCGTTATTGAAGTTGCGGACTTCCGGGTCGCGACCCAGATTTCCGATCAGGATGACTTTGTTGACTGAACCGGCCATGCCGCGTCTCCCTCGAATCTCGTTTCTTTTGTTCGGGACGTTACATCATCCCGTGCGGGATGAATAAAGCACAAAGTCCCTCACGTCCGGTAAATACCCAGCGGGCAGAGAATTGCCGATCACGGAGCTGTGTGGTTTTCCTGATGGAACCTATGTCCTAGGTTTGCCGAAACAAACGGGACAGGTGCGGAACGATGCGAATTTTGGCGATTGCTGCGGTATGCAGCGTGGTTGCTGGTGGCGCGCTGGCGGATAGCGTGTCGTCGTCGGGCCGGATGGCCCTGTTCCAGAGCCAGTTGTCAGTCCTCGATGGCCGTGCATCCGAGCAGTACTCGACCTCCAGCCGTTTGATGCCGACCAG
Above is a window of Marivivens aquimaris DNA encoding:
- a CDS encoding shikimate kinase → MGPRVQESDHDTDNSVAKAEKYRLHRTVVLVGMMGSGKSAIGKALAAKLGVPFVDSDHEIEVAANATIAEIFTRDGEEFFRRRESEVIERLLSGPPCILSTGGGAFMAERNRTAITEKGVSVWLKATLDTLWDRVRHKDTRPLLRTPNPKKTLSELMTKRDPIYALANLSAQTKKGNSIEATTNAVIRSLLSRPDVLEKE
- the aroB gene encoding 3-dehydroquinate synthase, with product MQQTVHVGLPGREYDVVIGPGLLEEAGARILPLLRKPTVAIITDETVAGLHLKTLEASLDKAGISHTALALPAGESTKGWEQFSRAVEWLLSEKVERTGVVIALGGGVIGDLVGFAAAVVRRGVRFVQIPTSLLAQVDSSVGGKTGINAPQGKNLIGAFHQPSLVLADTAILATLPERDFLAGYGEVVKYGLLGDAEFFDWLEKNGPALRDGDMEARVHAVTRSVQMKAEIVMRDETEQGDRALLNLGHTFCHALENATGYSSRLLHGEGVSIGCALAFELSARLGLCSQEDPSRVRAHLKDMGMKTDVTDIDDDLPDAEALLDLMGQDKKVLDGKLRFILARGIGESFVTSDVPRDAVLDVLSDALNG
- the ssb gene encoding single-stranded DNA-binding protein; the protein is MAGSVNKVILIGNLGRDPEVRNFNNGGKVVNLRIATSENWKDRNTGERRERTEWHSVAIFNEALGRIAEQYLRKGSTVYVEGQLETRKWQDQSGQDRYTTEVVLRPFTGNLTLLGGRGDGGQGGGGGGGYGGGYDNGPSSSGGGYGGGYDSGPSGGGNSGGMDDEIPF